The genomic interval ACTCACACGTCGCTGTCGAACGTCTACAAGTACAGCGCGATGCTCGCCGTCGACAAGGGCTGGGTGTGCGTGTGCCCGCTGTACGGCGGCAGCCTGTGGACGAACAATGCGGCGGCGGCTTACCAGAAGAGCGCCGTCACCTACCTGAACAGCTACTTCAACATCGGCACCAGCTTCCTGCGCGCCAACTCCGGTGGGGGATCGCTCTTGACGGGCGCGTACGGCACGGGCATGGTTCCCAAGGCCAAGGGCATCTACCTGGCCAATGGGACCTACGACATGGAGGATCTGTACGCACGCGATCCCGGCCGCATCGGCCCGGTGTACGACAACGACCCCGCCCTCGTGGCCGCGAGCAATCCCGCCCGTCTGCCGCAGTCCGCATGGACCGGCAGCCGCATCCGTGCGGTCGTCTCGCAGGCCGACTTCATCGTCCCACCCGCCCAGCACGGTCAGGCGCTCGTCGAGAAGGCCGACCCCGTCGCGGCCGAGACCAGTCTCATGTGGCACAACCAAGGGCATGTCGTGCCCGACGTCGTCAGCACCGACATGATCAAGACGTTCGCGCGCTGGCTCACGGTCTAGGCGGAATGGCTTCCATCAAGCAGACGCTCCGTCGATCCCTGCTCGCCACGGGGATCGAGGTCAGCCGTGACACCCGTCTCCTCGCTGCACAGATCGGCGTGGTCACCGAGCCGCGCCATCATGTTCTGATCGCACCGCCAGGCGGCGGCAACATCGGCGACCAGGCCATGGTCGAGGCGTTCCTCGAGAACACCGACGGCGATGTCGTCATCGTGACTTCGGGCGAGGGGTCCATCGACATCCCCGACATCCACGCTGCGCGCGCGACCACCCGCGCGATGCCCGGCGTCCTGTACCGCTCACGCCGTGCGCACCGCGCGGCGCTGGTGGAGCTCGCCGGCGTGCTCCGGCACGCGCGCAGCATCTCGGTCGTCGGCGCTGACATCATGGACGGTGCGTACGTCCCGCGCGCATCCGTGTCCCGGGCGATGGTCGCGAGTGCGGCGGCCCTGTGCGGGATCGACTCGCGCGTGCTGGGCTTCAGCTGGCCGGATGCACCATTCGGTGCTGCGCGCAGCGCGCTGGCGCGCGCGGCCCGGAACGGAGCGGCGATCCTTCCCCGCGATCCGGTGAGCTTCGAGCGGCTCGCCCGCGACGGGATTTCTCCCGATCGGCAGGTGACGGATCTCGTTTTCTCAGCGACGACGGTCGACTCCGCTCTGGTCGAGGAACTCGCCCTCTCCGGACCGTTCGCGATCGTGAACATCAGCGGGCACATCGGCCGCCGCGTGGATCTCGTCCCCGACTACGTGCGCGTCGTGCGGTTCCTGCGTGACCGCGGCCTCGCTGTGGTCATCCTCCCGCACGTCGTGACGCCATCAGCCGACGACCGTATCCCCAGTGCACGACTTCGCGCGGAGTTCGGCAGCGATGACGTGCATCTCGTAGACCGGGTTCCGACGCCCGCCGAGGTGCGCGGGCTCACTGCTCGCGCCGTGGTGACGGTGACCGGCCGGATGCATCTGGCCATCATGACGCTGCTGCACGGCACTCCCGCCGTCACCCTGGCCACCCAGGGGAAGGTCGAAGGCCTGATGGCCATGCTCGGCACGCCCGAACTGTGCGTGAGCCCGGTCGCCGGCGTGAGCACGCTGATCGTGGACGTGCTCGACTCCGTGCTGCCGGACGCATCTCCCACCCGGAAGGCGATCGCGGCTGCGCTTCCCGTCGTCGTCGAGCGCTCCGCGGGGAACTTCGTCGGGTTGCGAGACCGGGTCGTCTCTCCGGCAAAGGTCGGCGGGTGAGTCTGGTCACACGTCAGATCGCACGTCTGGCTGCCGCGGGCGTCTGGACACCGCAGCAGCGCAGCAGACTGCTGCGAGCCGCAGGAGCCAGGATCGGCCGGGCGCGCGTCTACGCCGGTATCCGGTTCATCGCGGAGCCGTCGTGGCTCACGGTCGGCGACGGGACGTTCATCAATGCGGAGCTGCTCGTCGGCGCGAATGCCGACGTCACCATCGGCGCGAATGCCTCCCTCGGCCCCCGATGCGCTTTGCTTCCGAGCACGCACGAGGCCGGCACCGCCGACAAGCGCGCCGGGGCGACCAGTGCGTCGCCGATCATGATCGGCGACGGCTGCTGGCTGGGAGCCGGTGTCACCGTGCTGTCGGGGGTGTCCATCGGAGCCGGATGCGTTGTCGCGGCGGGCGCCGTCGTCACCTCGGACTGCGAACCCAACTCGCTGTACGGAGGAGTTCCCGCGCGGAAGATCCGCGACTTCGACGAGACTGCGGGCGGCTGACGCCGACGGGCATGCACGCTCTCGCGTGCCGGAAGCATGAAGGGTGCGTTAAGTGTCTGTAAATAGGTCGTCGTTCGCCTCAGGCCTTGCCTATCCTGAGAGTTGGGCCGCTGCTGTCTCCTATTCATCACAACGAGCACGCATCGAGAAAGGTGCAGCAGCCATGGCACTCGCAGTCAGTCGGTCGGGCATTGCGCCCCGGCGACGCAGGAGCCCTTCGTGGTGACCTCTTCGCTGACCCGGCAGGTGAGCCGCAAAGCATGGGTGGATGTCGCCAAGGGCATCGCCATCCTGCTCGTCGTGACCTACCATGCCAGCCTCTACCTGGCCAAGTCAGGCGGGCTCCTCGGGATGCCGTGGATCATGAAGGCACCCTTGGAGCTCTTCCCCATGCCGGCCTTCTTCGTTCTGGCGGGAATGCTGTCGGCGCGCACCCTCGGGTTCACCTTCTCGGATCTCTGGCGCCGCCGGGTGCTGCCGATGCTGTATCTCTATGCGGTGTGGTCGGTGATTCGGTTCATCTTCTACATCGTGATCCCCGGTGCGAACGCCGAAGTGGGGGATCTACCGGCCAACAGCCCGATCACGCTCGCCCTGATCTTCCTCTGGCCGTCGAGCAGCTACTGGTTCCTCTATGCGCTGGCCCTGTTCACCGTCGCGGCGTGGGCGATTCGACGCGTCCCCGTGGCTGTGCAGGTCGCCGTGACCGCAGTGCTCTGTGCCGTGACGACCTCTGGGCTTCTCGACACGCAGAATGTCGGGTGGAACCGCGTCATCGGCCTCTTCATCTTCTACGTCGTCGGGGTGCATTTCGCCAAGCAGATCTTCGAGGGTGTCGCGCGCGTGCGAGTCTGGTTCCTGCCCATCGCCCTCGTCGTCTTCGGCGGCTATGTCGGAGCGCTGATCTTCCTCGGCCTCCGCGACGTGCCGGGTGCCGCCCTGATCGGACAGCTGCTGGCGGTCGTGGTGGGGTTCAGCTTCGCCCAGCTGATCGCGCCCCTGCGAGTGACCGCGTTCCTTGCTCGCTGGGGCTCCCTGAGTCTCTACATCTACCTCTACCACCTGTTCCTCATCGTCCCTGTGGCGACGATCGTGGGATTGATCGGATGGACCGGGCCTCGCTGGGCCGGATTCCTCGTCCAAGCCGCCCTCACGCTCGCCGCGATCGAATTCGCGGTGTTGATGATGAAGCTGACCGGGCGATTCAAGTGGCTGTACCTTCCTCCGCGTTCCTGGGTCCGCTCACCGGTGCGTCCCGCCGCCGCCGCGGAACCGGCATCCGCCCCGCGTGACGAGTCGGCTCCTTCGGCCGTTCCGGCGCCTGAG from Microbacterium pumilum carries:
- a CDS encoding polysaccharide pyruvyl transferase family protein, which gives rise to MASIKQTLRRSLLATGIEVSRDTRLLAAQIGVVTEPRHHVLIAPPGGGNIGDQAMVEAFLENTDGDVVIVTSGEGSIDIPDIHAARATTRAMPGVLYRSRRAHRAALVELAGVLRHARSISVVGADIMDGAYVPRASVSRAMVASAAALCGIDSRVLGFSWPDAPFGAARSALARAARNGAAILPRDPVSFERLARDGISPDRQVTDLVFSATTVDSALVEELALSGPFAIVNISGHIGRRVDLVPDYVRVVRFLRDRGLAVVILPHVVTPSADDRIPSARLRAEFGSDDVHLVDRVPTPAEVRGLTARAVVTVTGRMHLAIMTLLHGTPAVTLATQGKVEGLMAMLGTPELCVSPVAGVSTLIVDVLDSVLPDASPTRKAIAAALPVVVERSAGNFVGLRDRVVSPAKVGG
- a CDS encoding acyltransferase; protein product: MSLVTRQIARLAAAGVWTPQQRSRLLRAAGARIGRARVYAGIRFIAEPSWLTVGDGTFINAELLVGANADVTIGANASLGPRCALLPSTHEAGTADKRAGATSASPIMIGDGCWLGAGVTVLSGVSIGAGCVVAAGAVVTSDCEPNSLYGGVPARKIRDFDETAGG
- a CDS encoding acyltransferase, which codes for MVTSSLTRQVSRKAWVDVAKGIAILLVVTYHASLYLAKSGGLLGMPWIMKAPLELFPMPAFFVLAGMLSARTLGFTFSDLWRRRVLPMLYLYAVWSVIRFIFYIVIPGANAEVGDLPANSPITLALIFLWPSSSYWFLYALALFTVAAWAIRRVPVAVQVAVTAVLCAVTTSGLLDTQNVGWNRVIGLFIFYVVGVHFAKQIFEGVARVRVWFLPIALVVFGGYVGALIFLGLRDVPGAALIGQLLAVVVGFSFAQLIAPLRVTAFLARWGSLSLYIYLYHLFLIVPVATIVGLIGWTGPRWAGFLVQAALTLAAIEFAVLMMKLTGRFKWLYLPPRSWVRSPVRPAAAAEPASAPRDESAPSAVPAPETAPAVPQTRKDRS